TTGATTCACTGTTGAGCCAACTGGCAAACTCTTCTTTAGATAACACCTCAATGGTTGAAACCATATTCGCATGTTCACCGCCACATGATGTTGAACAAACTATATCATGGCTGCCAAGCGACTCCGGTTTAAACCATGCGAACGCTTCGATCCCAGGTACAGCATTTATTTTTATGCCAAAAGCTGGAATATCCAATGCATGTACAACATCGCTTGATGTTATGCTCAACCTTATAAACGTATCGACAGGAACGTATAGAACCTTACTTTGTTTCCCATTTTCATACACAAAGTGCCATTCAGAGGTACTTCCCACAACATGAACCTTCATCGCATTATGCGATGCTGTATGCATTGCTCTAAAATCAACCCAGCCATAATAATACATTGCAACAACAAGAAACAAAGGGAGCAGTATCCATACAACTTCCAGCCAGATTGTATCTTTCTTTTTTGCTGGAACCGGTTGGCGTTCATGTCGATACCGATACACAAGCAGCAACGCTACAAGAGTCATTCCCACCAAAAGCACAATGGAAATGCCAAAAATAACGTAGAAAGCAAAATCAATATGCTGCGCTGAGGGTATCGGTTGATTCATCTCCACCTCGTTACTGGCACATCTTTTGTTTGGAACAAAAATTCACTGCCTGTCATTATAATCTAAGTTTTTTTCGCTTCTTCTTTTTTCCTTTCAAAAGCATTACACAAAGAAAGAGAAGTACCAGTGCGGCAAACGCAAAGCCTGAAATTTTAACAGGATCAAGAACATATTTTTTACTCACAGGGTCATACGAAAAGCACATGCGAATAAGCCGCTGCATGGAAAACAATGGTATATTCGTATCACCCTCAGTAAGAGCCATGGTTACATCAAACGGCAAAATATCCGTTCCGTACAGATACCGAGTGATTTTACCATCAGGCGTTACCGCCACAAGAGCAATGGGGTATACAAACTCATTGTCGACTCGCTTAAACCGAAACCCTATTTCACGCATTAGCGTCTGAATAGTAGATTTATCACCTACAAGAAACTTCCACGCATCCGCGGGAAAATCAGGATCAGTAACATGCAGAGCTTGCAGTAAATTCTGTTTTTTCTGTGCAGCAAGCTCCGGCGTATCATTTTCATCAAAACTCACCATCAGGACCCGATAGTCTTTATTCGGAACCAAAGTAACATTAGGAAGCACCACAGCAATTGCGCTCATCAACACATCACAAGCATCAGTACAGGAGTAATAAACAGGAACAATGAGTACAGGAGTTGTTATAAGCGAGCGTAAATTCACACGCTGCCCTGTTGAGTCAGTAAAGAAGAGTGGAGTCGATATCGTTGCGCCCAAGTGTTCAGTAACGCCCGCCTCAGTGGAACCAAACGGTACCGCAGTTGCCATGACTGGTGCAGAACTGCCATCAACGTTTAACACACGACTATCTGGTTCATTTTCACTCAAAAGAGTTGAACGCGAATGATCGATGGCTCCATCCTGCATAACTTCAGCACCATACCTTCCTGCGTTCACTATAGAGTTATTCGGCACTTCTTTTGTGCGTCCGTCCTTGTCAGCATACGTAGAATCACTGTCGCGGCTACCAAATGGATCCAACCTCGATCCATCCATATAGTGATCGGATGGAGTGTATGCAGGATTGCCTGTTTGAGCCTCTTTCACAGGACTTTCAATCGCTTCATTTCCACTGGAAAAACTCACAATAAGTAACAGCAAGAGACTTATAGGTACGGCAAAACGCAACAGCTGCTTTACAACACGTTGTCTAAGTTCGGACACAACAATTCTCCCTATAGTTTCGCGCTAAAACGTACTGATATATTCCGAAACCTTCACTCTATCCTCTTCGCTCATTCGCTTCACAATGCTCACCATAATGTTCTTTTTGGAACCGCCATACGTGCCATCTACATACCCATTAAGTTTATCAAGAATCTGATTAGCTGTTTGTCCTTTAAGCTTTGCGCTTACACCAAGTGCCATCACTTCACCTGTCTGCCCATGACATCCGGCGCAGGACTGATACAACATTTTCCCGCCAGTATCTTCTGCCATACTTAATGAAACACAAATAAATGTAATACCGGCAATAACTAACCAGATTGATACTTTTTTCATTATAACCCTCCATTAAATTCGAGGAATAGAGATTTAGTACATAACATACCACCAACAATGAAAAAAGATCAATACAACGACAGTTGATAGATATTCAGCAACATTTTGCAAAAGAAAACCTTCGAGTACAAAACTGTAATCGAAGGTACATGGTACAAAAAAAAAGACGCCCCAAATGGAGCGTCTTTTACATCTACAAAGCCAAAGATACTTAAACAGTACCGTCTGCGTGGTTGTGTGATTCCACTTCCGGCTCTGGAATTTCGTTCGGGCTAAATGCGTAAAGCACTGGGCTTGCAACGAAGATAGAGGAATATGTACCAACAGCTACGCCGACAAGAAGAGTCAATGCGAAGTCGTGGATAATTCCGCCACCAAAGAAGAAGAGAGAAACCAATACCAACAAGGTGGTACAGGAAGTAAGCAAAGTACGGCTCAAGGTCTGGTTTACAGCCTTGTTAATTACTTCACCATACGTTGGTGCAGTGCGCTGGTAGATATTCTCACGAATACGGTCAAACACAATAATGGTGTCGTTCAAAGAGTAACCAACAATAGTCAGCAGTGCCGCTACGATGGTCAAATCAAACTCTTTACCAAGAATGGAAAGAACACCAATTGTTATCAACACGTCGTGAATAAGTGCAACTACAGCACCGAGTGCGTAGTTAAGCTTAAGCTTCCAGCAGATGCCAAGTGTAAGCAGCATTGCAATAAGAACCTGCATCTGCTTAGGCGCACCAATAAGATCAAGCATGTACAAGCCGGAAACAAGACCAGCTGCCATAATACCTGCGGTAAACCAACGCTGTTCAAATCGACCAGAAATGTAGATCGCAATAAGCAGTACCGCAAAGTACAGCGCTTCTACCGCTGCTGAACGTAAGTCAGCACCGATTTTTGGACCAACCATATCAAGTCGTTCAATAGTAAATGAATTGTTCGGCATAGATTGACCGAACTGCGCTTTCAAGATTTCAGGCAGACGTTTATCCGTGTCACCTGTGGAAGAAATACGAAGAAGATACTCTTCGTTACCTTCACCAAAGCGCTGTACAGAAAGTCCTTGAATGCTTGAGCTTGCAAGGCTGTCTTTAATATCCTGAGGTGTTACTGCCTGTTCAAAGCGAACCTGTGCAAGAATACCACCGGAGAAATCAATGCCGTATTTTGGACCACCCTTAATAAGAAGAGAAGCCACGCCACACAACAGAACAGCAAGAGACAGGATAAGCGTAATCTTACGCAGACCAATAAAGTCAATTTTGCTGTCAGGTTTAATAATGCTCAGTCCCATAATCTATCTCCTTATATGCTGAGCTTTCTGCTCGGCTTACCGTTGATCCAAAGACCAAAGATAATACGTGCACAGAAGATAGCTGTGAACATGGAAGCCAGAATACCGAGGCTAAGCGTTACCGCAAAACCACGAATCGGACCTGTACCGAACTGATAAAGAATGATTGCTGCAAGCAGAGTTGTTACGTTTGCATCAAAAATTGTCAGTGTAGCGCTGGAGAAGCCTTCTTCAACCGCTTTAAACGGAGTAAGACCGCGGCGAAGCTCTTCGCGAATGCGCTCAAAGATAATTACGTTAGCATCAACTGCCATACCAAGGGTAAGGATAATACCTGCAATACCCGGCAAGGTAAGGGTTGCACCAAACGCGGCAAGACCTGCAACAATGAAGATAATGTTCATGAAAAGAACAATGTTAGCAATAACACCACTGAAGCCGTAGTAGATCATCATGAATACCATTACCAAGGCGCCACCAACGAGTGTTGCGGTAATACCCTGATCGATTGATTCCTGACCAAGGGAAGGACCTACAGCACGTTCTTCGAGAATCTTAACAGGTGCTGGCAAAGAGCCTGCACGAAGTACGATAGCAAGGTCGTGTGCTTCTTCAGTTGTAAATCCACCGGAAATAGAAGCTTTGCCGCCGCGAATTTTATCTTTAATTACAGGGGCGGAATACACCTTACCATCAAGAACAATCGCCATGCGTTTGCCAACATTCTGTCCTGTAAGCTCTTCAAAGCGACGTGCACCGCTGCTATTGAAGCTGATGCCAACATACGGATTGTTGAAATTGTCGTACGCTACGTGTGCGTCTGTAATGGTGTCACCTGTAAGCGCTGCTGCTTTATTTACAACAATTTTAGACTCAGCGTATGAGCCGTCATCGTTGCGACGTAACAAAGGAAGAGCTTCTGTGCCAGCAGGAACAATGCCTTTTTCAGCTTTCGCAGGGTCTACACCCTCGCGAACCATTTTAAATTCGAGGTGCGCTGTTTTACCGATAAGCTTAATTGCACGTTCGGTATCTGTAAGACCAGGGAGCTGAACCTGAATACGGAAGCCCTGCTGTTTACGGATATCCGGTTCGGCAACACCAAACTGGTCAACGCGGTTACGGATAGTTTTTACAGCCTGATCCAAGGTAAGGTCAGACATGTATTTTTTATATTCCGGTGTGTAGGTCAGCGTGTAGCGAACCTTTTTGTTGTCAAGAACGGTAGATTCCGCATTCAAGCGGTTGAAGCTTTTTTTCAACAAAGCATCAAGAGCTTCTTTTTGTGAAGACTTGAGAAGTACGAACTCAAGTTTTTCGCCCTGAACAAGACGCGGCTGCAAAATAAAAATTTTCTCATCGCGTGCTACAGTGCGGATATCCTGACCCATAAGGGAAAGGTTATTGGAAAGTGCCTTATCAACATCTACACCGAGGATAAGATGAATGCCACCTTGCAGGTCAAGACCGAGGCTGACCTTTTCTTCAGGTAAGAATTTTTTGATTGGGGATGTTCCGATCGCCGGAATGCTAGGAAGTGCGTATACCACACCAACCATGAGCACAAAAATCGCGACCAGTAATCTCCATCGCAACCCCTCTCTCATTATAACTCCTTGATACTATTCAAAACAGCAAAGCCCGATACGAAAATCGATCGGGACAACAACTCAGTTGTGCTGAACTGGCAGGAAACTGCATAATAACAGCTCCTGCCCACAAATTATTTCTTTTTACCGTCTTTTGCTTTTTTCTGTGCAGCAGGAGAAGGCTTAAGACCGGAGATGTACTGGCGACCAACGCGAACAGTAGTATCACCAAGGTCAACAGAGACAATGTCTTCTTTAACTTCTACGATGGTGCCGATAAGACCACCAGCGGTAACAACAGACTGACCTTTCTGAAGGTTATCCAATAACGCTTTGTGCTCTTTAGCTCTTTTCTGCTGAGGACGAATGAGAAGGAAGTAGAAAATCACAAACATCAAAGCAAGAGGTACAAACGCCGCAATCGGGTTACCTTCCTGACCTGCCTGACCACCTGCTGTGCCCATAGCCCAGGCTACTTCTGGAAAGAACATAAAAACTCCTTAACGGTTATCAAAAAAACGTAACGTCGCAATAAAAATCATCTACGATTTTTCCATTAAATCAAATGATTATCGAAAAATAGTACACAATAGCGAGCCGTAATCATTAAAGCCTAACTGGCCTTTGTTTTTTACTCGTAGTGAGAAAAAGCTATAAACTTGAATCAAGTACCTTTTCGTTAAGAAACATGCAAGATTTTTAACTGGCGTCATTTCTAACTAAAATAACAGCCATCACATCTAACACCTCGATTCTCCTATCATTTTTCAAAACCACCTACTAGTAAGCAATTTATTTTCATAATTACCCAGCAGCATCAGCACATTACATGCGTATTCAACAGAAAAGCCCCCATGCCAATCATGGGGGCTTCCCGAATTACGGTCGTCTATCAGTCAAGCTTAGGAGAATGTTCCTCAATGTGAGGGAAACGTTCCAAGCCGTCATATAACCAGCACAGTCAGAAAAAGTCTGAACAGCTTAGTTAGTTCCCACATACATGTTGCCGTATGGACGATGGGAAAACGGCGTAACTTTTTTAAACTCGCCTTGCATCACTTCATCTGCATCTTTACCAAATGCTTCAGCCCAGTCTTCAACATGGGAACGGATGAAAGCCGCGTCTTCTTCAGTAATTGTTTCAAGCTGTAAACCTGGACCTAACTGGTATTCAGGAACATCACCACGTATATAAATGATACCGCCATGCATTCCTGTACCAAGGCTCCTGCCTGTAATCGGTGCTTTTTCATCCATGGTAGAATCCATGCCAAGAAGGATAATAGCCCCACCCGCCATATATTCACCAAGGAAGTCACCAGCTTTACCACCAGCTACAATAACAGGCTGCTTATCCATGTAAGATTTCATGTGGATGCCTACACGGTAGCCAACGTCCTGTCTGACGAGAATGCGACCACCACGCATAGCGTAGCCGAGAACATCGCCAGCCATGCCGTTAATCTGAATTTCTCCGTCATCCATGGTGTTGCCTACACCATCCTGAGCATTGCCTTCTACGCGAACAGTAGCCCCGCGCATAAACATTGCAAGATCCTGTCCCGGAACACCGTGGATAGTGAAATGAACTGGTGCTTCTACTGAGTTGCCGATGTATCGCTGACCACGAATATTTTCCAACTCAATTTCAGTAGCACCTTCACGCACAGCTTCACGAATTTGCTCGTTCAATTGGCGGTAGTACACGCCGTTAGCGTCAATTGTACATTTTTTAGCCATGCCTAGTCCTCCAACTTCACGATCACCGGTTCACCGGCTTTAGGTGCCCATACTTTGTCGAGTTCTGGGCAAACTTCACGGATGGAACTTTCTTCACTGGACATGAAAACCATATCGTCCTTTTCACCGATAACAAGTGGACGAAGCTTAACGCGGTCGTTAAGTCCCATCATACCGTTGCTGTCGGTTACAAGGATAGCGAATGGACCGTTGAGCATTGCTGGTCCGTAAACCATGCGTAATGCTTCATAGGCTTCACGCTCGTCTTTCGGCATACGCTCAATTTCATCCCAGAATGGCGGAGCAAAAACTTTACATGCCATTTCGTGGGAAAGACCATGCTTACGGATAAGCAGATCAAGCAGGTAAGCAACAACCTCTGTATCAGTCATCATGTTACATTCGTAATCGTGCTGACACAGGTAACGTCTGTTAATACCGTAAGAGGAAATCTCTCCGTTGTGAACAATCGCCCAATCTAACAGGGTAAACGGATGAGCACCGCCCCACCAGCCCGGAGTGTTTGTCGGGAAACGGTTATGACCTGTCCACATGTAGCCGCTGTATTCATCCAGTCTGAAGAAGTCAGCGATGTCTTCAGGGAAACCTACACCCTTAAACGCTCCCATGTTCTTACCACTGGAGAAGACAAAAGCACCCGGCACTCTGTTGTTAATGTGCATGACGATGTTTACAACGTAATCATCTTCACCAACATCCTGCCACTTAGGACGTTCCGCCTTTGGAGAAAGGAAAAAACGCCACATAAGCGGAGATTCAGTAATTGCTGGCACCTTACGGGTAGGGATCGGCTCAGAAACCTGAATATTAAAGTACTGTTTGATAATTTCTTCTGCACGATCAAGACCAGCCTGATCGTCACACATAAGGTGGAAAGCATACAAATCTGCATGCTCAGGATAAATACCATATGCAGCAAAACCACCACCAAGACCGTTACCGCGATCGTGCATGGTGCACATTGCGTCAATCGGCATAGTACCCGGTATCAGTTTTTTCTTTTTATCAATTACCCCAAAGACACCACAGCCT
The nucleotide sequence above comes from Halodesulfovibrio sp.. Encoded proteins:
- a CDS encoding cytochrome c oxidase subunit II encodes the protein MNQPIPSAQHIDFAFYVIFGISIVLLVGMTLVALLLVYRYRHERQPVPAKKKDTIWLEVVWILLPLFLVVAMYYYGWVDFRAMHTASHNAMKVHVVGSTSEWHFVYENGKQSKVLYVPVDTFIRLSITSSDVVHALDIPAFGIKINAVPGIEAFAWFKPESLGSHDIVCSTSCGGEHANMVSTIEVLSKEEFASWLNSESTILNSTIALSGKYGCSSYWLSNSVIFAECLHKFDFDAESLKLGNQ
- a CDS encoding SCO family protein, whose translation is MSELRQRVVKQLLRFAVPISLLLLLIVSFSSGNEAIESPVKEAQTGNPAYTPSDHYMDGSRLDPFGSRDSDSTYADKDGRTKEVPNNSIVNAGRYGAEVMQDGAIDHSRSTLLSENEPDSRVLNVDGSSAPVMATAVPFGSTEAGVTEHLGATISTPLFFTDSTGQRVNLRSLITTPVLIVPVYYSCTDACDVLMSAIAVVLPNVTLVPNKDYRVLMVSFDENDTPELAAQKKQNLLQALHVTDPDFPADAWKFLVGDKSTIQTLMREIGFRFKRVDNEFVYPIALVAVTPDGKITRYLYGTDILPFDVTMALTEGDTNIPLFSMQRLIRMCFSYDPVSKKYVLDPVKISGFAFAALVLLFLCVMLLKGKKKKRKKLRL
- a CDS encoding c-type cytochrome, with the translated sequence MKKVSIWLVIAGITFICVSLSMAEDTGGKMLYQSCAGCHGQTGEVMALGVSAKLKGQTANQILDKLNGYVDGTYGGSKKNIMVSIVKRMSEEDRVKVSEYISTF
- the secF gene encoding protein translocase subunit SecF, which translates into the protein MGLSIIKPDSKIDFIGLRKITLILSLAVLLCGVASLLIKGGPKYGIDFSGGILAQVRFEQAVTPQDIKDSLASSSIQGLSVQRFGEGNEEYLLRISSTGDTDKRLPEILKAQFGQSMPNNSFTIERLDMVGPKIGADLRSAAVEALYFAVLLIAIYISGRFEQRWFTAGIMAAGLVSGLYMLDLIGAPKQMQVLIAMLLTLGICWKLKLNYALGAVVALIHDVLITIGVLSILGKEFDLTIVAALLTIVGYSLNDTIIVFDRIRENIYQRTAPTYGEVINKAVNQTLSRTLLTSCTTLLVLVSLFFFGGGIIHDFALTLLVGVAVGTYSSIFVASPVLYAFSPNEIPEPEVESHNHADGTV
- the secD gene encoding protein translocase subunit SecD, with the translated sequence MREGLRWRLLVAIFVLMVGVVYALPSIPAIGTSPIKKFLPEEKVSLGLDLQGGIHLILGVDVDKALSNNLSLMGQDIRTVARDEKIFILQPRLVQGEKLEFVLLKSSQKEALDALLKKSFNRLNAESTVLDNKKVRYTLTYTPEYKKYMSDLTLDQAVKTIRNRVDQFGVAEPDIRKQQGFRIQVQLPGLTDTERAIKLIGKTAHLEFKMVREGVDPAKAEKGIVPAGTEALPLLRRNDDGSYAESKIVVNKAAALTGDTITDAHVAYDNFNNPYVGISFNSSGARRFEELTGQNVGKRMAIVLDGKVYSAPVIKDKIRGGKASISGGFTTEEAHDLAIVLRAGSLPAPVKILEERAVGPSLGQESIDQGITATLVGGALVMVFMMIYYGFSGVIANIVLFMNIIFIVAGLAAFGATLTLPGIAGIILTLGMAVDANVIIFERIREELRRGLTPFKAVEEGFSSATLTIFDANVTTLLAAIILYQFGTGPIRGFAVTLSLGILASMFTAIFCARIIFGLWINGKPSRKLSI
- the yajC gene encoding preprotein translocase subunit YajC, with the protein product MFFPEVAWAMGTAGGQAGQEGNPIAAFVPLALMFVIFYFLLIRPQQKRAKEHKALLDNLQKGQSVVTAGGLIGTIVEVKEDIVSVDLGDTTVRVGRQYISGLKPSPAAQKKAKDGKKK
- a CDS encoding glutamine amidotransferase family protein, which codes for MKAPNDFWHFDKDISGCGVFGVIDKKKKLIPGTMPIDAMCTMHDRGNGLGGGFAAYGIYPEHADLYAFHLMCDDQAGLDRAEEIIKQYFNIQVSEPIPTRKVPAITESPLMWRFFLSPKAERPKWQDVGEDDYVVNIVMHINNRVPGAFVFSSGKNMGAFKGVGFPEDIADFFRLDEYSGYMWTGHNRFPTNTPGWWGGAHPFTLLDWAIVHNGEISSYGINRRYLCQHDYECNMMTDTEVVAYLLDLLIRKHGLSHEMACKVFAPPFWDEIERMPKDEREAYEALRMVYGPAMLNGPFAILVTDSNGMMGLNDRVKLRPLVIGEKDDMVFMSSEESSIREVCPELDKVWAPKAGEPVIVKLED